The Zalophus californianus isolate mZalCal1 chromosome X, mZalCal1.pri.v2, whole genome shotgun sequence genome window below encodes:
- the LOC113930453 gene encoding cofilin-1-like, which yields MASGVAVSDGVIKVFNDMKVRKSSTPEEVKKCKKAVLFCLSEDKKNIILEEGKEILVGDVGQTVDDPYATFVKMLPDKDCRYALYDATYETKESKKEDLVFIFWAPESAPLKSKMIYASSKDAIKKKLTGIKHELQANCYEEVKDRCTLAEKLGGSAVISLEGKPL from the coding sequence ATGGCCTCCGGCGTGGCGGTCTCTGACGGTGTCATCAAAGTGTTCAATGACATGAAGGTGCGCAAGTCCTCGACACCAGAGGAGGTGAAGAAGTGCAAGAAGGCGGTACTCTTCTGCCTGAGCGAGGACAAGAAGAACATCATCCTGGAGGAGGGCAAGGAGATCCTGGTAGGTGATGTGGGCCAGACTGTAGATGACCCCTACGCCACCTTTGTCAAGATGCTGCCAGACAAGGACTGCCGCTATGCCCTCTATGATGCAACCTATGAGACCAAGGAGAGCAAGAAGGAGGATCTGGTGTTTATCTTCTGGGCACCTGAGTCTGCACCTCTTAAGAGCAAAATGATTTATGCCAGCTCCAAGGATGCCATCAAGAAAAAGCTGACGGGGATCAAGCATGAATTACAAGCAAACTGCTACGAGGAGGTCAAGGACCGCTGCACCCTGGCAGAGAAACTGGGGGGCAGTGCTGTCATCTCCCTGGAGGGCAAGCCTTTGTga